The region GATCCGCATTCTTCTATTTTTACGCATGTAAAAGATATAAACAGAGAAGAAGGTGTAGAGGGAACTCAAATTTCTTTTGATATTCTGGAAACAGAAGTCTGGCTTTGGGTAATTCCGTTTTCTAACGGAAATACCAGTTTAGGAGTTGTTGGGCCAACTGATTTTATCAATTCGCTTTCTGAAAATAAAGATAATGCGGAGGCTTTACGAAATGCTATTCAGAAATCAGATTATTATATTAAAAGATTTGCCGGAACAGAATTTTTATTTGAGCCGGTTAAATTAGAAAACTACTCAAGAGCCGTAAAAAGAATGTATGGCGATGGTTTTGCGTTAACAGGAAACAGTTCAGAATTCTTAGATCCGGTTTTCTCATCAGGAGTAGCTTTTGCAACGGAATCCGGAATGCTGGCGGCAAAATTATACTTAAAAGAATCACAAGGAATTCCTGTTGATTGGGAAGTGGAATTTACACAATACATGAAACGCGGCATTGCTGTTTTCACCACTTATGTACAAGAATGGTACACAGGAAATTTACAGACTTTGTTTTTCCATCAGCCGGAAAACCCAGAAGTAAAAGAAAAAATATGTGCTGTTTTAGCAGGTTATGTCTGGAACGAAGAAAATTCGTTTGTCAAGAAACACGATCACGTAATTGCGAATATGGCGTATTTACTGAATATGCAAAAAGAACAAAGCCCTGAATGATTCAGGGCTTTACCAACGAAATATTCCTACGGAATATAAAATGATGTTCTTATTTAGTTTTTTTAGCAATCAGTTTAGACATTGTTTTTGCCGTTTTAGCAAATCCTTCTCCAATTCTGGTTTCGTTGCTAAAGTTGCTTCCCCATTGGTCTCCCGGAGCTTCGTCACTGGTAATTTCCAACAACACATTTGATTTATTTGCTGTTTCAACAAATTTTAAATTGGTTGTTACTTTTGCAGGCTGTTTCATAATTCCTGCGTCCCAACCCGGATAAATCCATACTGCTTTTACAATTAAAGTATAAGGAGTATTTAAACCTTCCTGAAAGTTTAAATCTTTTTTCTCTTTCGTTAAAACGATATTAGCAATTTCTAAAAATTTAGGAGTCCAGATTTGGTCTTTGGCATTTATCCATTTTTTTTCCCAGATGTTCCCGTTTCCTTTTGCTTTTTCATCAAGATCAGCTTTGTGTTCTTTTACATATTGTGCTTCAGACTTTTTTTCTTTCATCATAGTAAAATCACTATAATCAAATACAGTATTGATTTCCTTCTGGTCTTTTAAAAAGTCAAATTTTCCCTGAACAACATTCATGTCCTGAGCGAACATTGCTCCCGAAATAAAGAAGCATGCGATAATTAATTTTTTCATTTATTGGTTAATTAAGGTTGATTTTTACACGACTAAAATAGTCAAAAGGACGAATATATAATTTATTTCATGTTAAAATAATATTGTTATTTTATTTTAAAAACAAAAAGAGGATTCCAATTTAGAATCCTCTTTTTTATGATTTGCGATAAGATTAGAATATTACAATCCAAAAATCTTATCCATTAAAATCCATTTTTGTCCCGGTTTTGCCCAAGGTAAAGCTTGTTGGAATTTCCACATTAAAGTTTCCCATTCCTGAACTTTCTCGTTTGCAGCGTCAGCCTGATCTTTCATTTCGAAAGTAAAATCGGCATCTGCTTCGATAATCATGAACAATCGGTTTCCTGTGCAGTAAATATCCAGAACTTCAATTCCGGAATCCTGAATGCTTTTTTTAATTTCCGGCCATACATTTTCATGCAGTTCTTTGTATTCTGCAATTAAATCTGCATCGTCTTTTAAGTCTAAAGCCAGATAGAATTTTTGAGTTGCCATAATCTGAAATTTATCCTTGGTAAGCTACAGCAGTTTGTTTGCTAGTACCTAAACCTTCAATTCCTAATTCGATTACGTCACCTGCTTTAATGTAAATTGGATCTGGTTTAATTCCTAATCCAACTCCTGGAGGTGTTCCTGTACTGATAACGTCGCCAGGAAGCAATGTCATAAACTGACTTAAATAATGCACTAAGAATGGAATTTTAAAAATCAAGTTCGAAGTATTACTGTTTTGGAAAGTTTTTCCGTTTACAGTAAGCCACATTTTTAAATTATTTACATCACCAACTTCGTCTGGAGTTGCCATAATTGGCCCAAGAGGAGCGAAGGTGTCAGAACCTTTTCCTTTTGCCCATTGTCCACCACGCTCGATTTGGAATGCTCTTTCGCTATAATCATTCAAAAGGCAATATCCTGCAATGTAGTTTGGTGCATCTTCTTCAGAAACGTAGCTTGCTTTTTTACCTACAACAAAAGCTAGTTCAACTTCCCAGTCTGTTTTTTCGCTGTTTTTTGGGATAATCAAATTATCATTTGGCCCGCATAAAGAAGTCGTAGATTTAAAGAAAATAATTGGTTCTTCCGGAATTGCAGCGCCGGTTTCTTCGCAGTGATCTACATAATTTAATCCGATGCAGATAATTTTTGAAGGGCGTGCCACTGGTGAACCTAAACGAACTGAATCGCTTACTTCTGGCAATGCTGGATTATTTTTTAAAGCTTCTTCTAATTTTGCTAAACCGTCATTTTCAAAAAAAGCTTCGTTGTAATCTGTAACGATAGACGAAACATCATATCTTTTTTCATTTAGTAAAACTCCTGGTTTTTCCTTTCCTTCTTCTCCGAATCTAATAAGTTTCATATTTTAATTTTTTAGTAATGTGTATTGTTTTTTGCCACAGATTTAAAGGATTAAAATGATTTTTAAAACTGTGCTTAATTTTTTTTGCCACGAATTGCACAAATTTTCTCGAATTAAAATTTGTGGAAATTCGTGAATTGCTTCGCCTATTCGCTATCGCTCGGGTCGTGGCTTATTTTTTTGCACGTAGATTTAGCAGATCGAGCAGATTTTTTTAAATCATTTTAATCCTTTAAATCTGTGGCTAAAGAAAAATTTTAGTTATTTAATTTAATAAAACCACCATCAATTGGGTAGTCAGAACCGGTGATGAAAGATGATTCGTCGCTGCATAAGAATAAAGCTAAAGTGGCAATTTCTTCTGGTTTTCCCATACGGCCGATTGGCTGTGATTGTGATAGTTTTTCGAAAATTTCTTCTTCTTTTCCAGGATAATTTTTAGCAATAAATCCGTCTACAAAAGGCGTGTGAACTCTCGCAGGAGATATAGAATTACATCTGATTTTATCATTCAAATAATCTTTAGCAACCGATAAAGTCATTGCCATAACCGCTCCTTTTGCTGTAGAATAAGCAAAACGATCGGGAATTCCAACCCAGCAAGCGATTGAAGCCAAGTTCAAAATGACACCTCCACCAGAATTTCTTAGCGCCGGAATCGAAGCGTGAAGGCAGTTGTAAACTCCTTTTACGTTTACATTCATGATTCGGTCAAAATCAGATTCTGAAGTAGTGTCTACTTTTCCAACGTGAGCAATTCCAGCATTGTTTACCAGAATATTAATATTTCCGATTTTTTGGAAAGTTGAATTTACTTGTTCATGGTTCGAAACGTCGCAGGCATGAGCAAAAACATTTCCTCCAGCTGATTTGATTTCTTCAACGGTTTCTTTTGCACTTTCTTCTGTTAATTCTAAAACGTGAACTTCTGCACCTTGTTTTGCAAATAAAACCGAAATCGCTCTTCCAATTCCGCTTCCACCTCCAGTGATAATTGCTTTTTTATTTTGTAATGAAAACATTTGATATAATTTTTTTAAAGTTATTTTTAATTGAGTCTTTTACAAAGATACGCCGCGTTTCCACGGAATAAAATCGTCTTGGTTTAATTGTACTGCTTTTGGAATAATTTCGCCGCTTGCCGCTTTGATACAGTATTCCAAAATTTCTTCGCCCATTTCTTCAATAGACTTTTCTCCGCTGATAATTGGGCCGCAGTCAATATCGATAATATCTTTCATTCGGGTTGCCAAAACAGAGTTTGTTGCTACTTTAATTACTGGACAAACCGGGTTTCCTGTCGGAGTTCCCAATCCAGTTGTAAACAAAATTAAAGTTGCTCCAGAAGCCGCTTTTCCAGTTGTTGCTTCAACATCATTTCCAGGAGTACAAACTAAACTTAAACCTGGTTTTGTAACCAATTCAGTATAATCCAAAACATCAACAACAGGAGATGTTCCGCCTTTTTTGGCCGCTCCAGCACTTTTGATGGCGTCTGTAATTAATCCGTCTTTGATGTTTCCCGGAGAAGGATTCATATGGAAACCAGAACCTACTTTATGCGCCAGTTCATCATAAGATTCCATTAAATCGATGAATTTTCGAGCTTTATCTTCTGTGATACATCTGTCGATTAAATTCTGCTCGGCACCGCATAATTCAGGGAATTCAGCCAAAAGAATTTTTCCGCCTAAAGCTACGACTAAATCAGAAGTGTAACCCACAGCAGGATTTGCAGAAACACCACTGAAACCATCACTTCCGCCACATTTTACTCCAATACATAAATCACTTAAAGGCGCATCAGTTCTTTCATATTTATTGATTTCGATTAAACCTTCAAACGTTTTTTTGATGGCATTGGTAATCAGAACTTCTTCGCTTTCTGTTTGTTGCTGTTCAAAAATAAACAATGGCTTATCAAATTCCGGGTTTTGTCTTTTTACATCATTTACAAAATCCTGAACTTGTAAATGCTGGCATCCTAAACTCAAAAGCGTGATTCCTCCAACATTTGGATGATTCGCATAAGAAGCCAGTAAAGCGCTCAAAGTAGAAGCGTCCTGACGCGTTCCACCGCAACCGCCTTGATGATTTAAGAATTTAATTCCATCCACATTTTCAAAAACACGTTTGTTTTTTGGAGTCGGATTTAATTCAATATTGATGTCGTTAATGTCATTTCCGTTCAAATAACCTTCCAGTAATTCATGTGTAAATTGGTTGTATTTGTCCGTTACAGCATAACCCAATTGTTTGTGCAATGCTTCTTTGATAACGTCCAGATTTCTGTTTTCACAAAAAACAGTTGGAACAAAAAGCCAGTAATTTGCCGTTCCAACGCGTCCGTCTTTTCTTTTGTAACCTTTAAAAGTTCTGTTTTCAAACTTAGAAACATCAGGCGCATTCCATTCGTATGAAGCATTTCGGTAAGCGTACGGATCTGCAGCATGTTTTAGGTTTTCGGTCGTCATTAAACTTCCTTTTGCCAAATCGTTTTGCACTTTTCCAACCAAAACGCCGTACATATTTACTTCTTCTCCCTGCTTCATATCCTGCATGTAGAATTTATGTTTGGCTTTGATAAGGTCTTGTAAAACGTAAGTTTCATTTTCAAAATGAATGGTTTCGCCTTTTTGAAGATCGGTTAAGGCAACCAATACATTATCGTCCGGATGTAGTTTTACCACCAGTTTTTTTGTTGTATTCTCTAACATTGTGTTGTTTGTTTTTTTCTTTTTTTTGATGTCACTGCTTTCGTTTTATAACAATTTAATCCTTTGATTTTGTATAGAATTCGGGCAGTTAACGAAAAATAAAATTAGCCTTTTTACACATTCTTTATTAGTCTGATATTATCCGTATCTAATCTTTAATTATCTTTGCAGTATGAAATTGGAACAAACTAAAATAACGTCTTATCTCAACACCAAAGTTTCGGTGCTAAATCGTATTGAACCATTTTTTCAGGCGCCGTTTCATTCGCATCCGGAACTGGAATTGGTTTATGTGAAAGAGAGTTACGGCAAGCGAATCATCGGAAATTCGGTAATGCCGTTTGAGCCTGGCGATATGGTTTTTTTAGGTTCGGATATTCCGCACGTTTGGCTGAATGATGAAAAATATTATCAGGGAATTGAGGATTTGAGAGCCAATTCGATTGTTGTATATTTTCATAAAGATATTTTCGGACCGACTTTTTACGAGTTAAAAGAAACCCAAAAAATCAACGAACTTTTTCTTCAGGCAGGAAAAGGAATTTCGATTATCGGAAAAACCAATAAACAGATTGCGAAAAAACTGGAGAAATTAGTTTCTAAAAAAGACTTTGAAGTTATCGTGGGACTTTTTGAAATTTTGTCTATTCTTTCTGAAAGTCAGGACACGATTTATATTAATGATGAAATTTATTCTTTGATGCAGAAGGATTCAAAAGTGGATCGGCTTTCCGAAGTTTTTCAATATGTCAATAAAAATTATAAAAAGAATATTTCCTTAGAAGAAATTGCCGCAGTTGCCAATATGACGAGAACATCTTTTTGTAGAATGTTCAAGTTAAAAACAAAGAAAAATTTTGTGGATTATCTACACGAAATCCGAATTTCGAATGCCTGTAAATTGTTGTTGGAAACGGATAAAAGCATGTCTGAGATTGCGTATGAATGCGGTTATAAAACGGCTTCGAACTTTAATAAGCTCTTTAAAAAAGTTAAAGGAATTACGCCTTCTGATTTTAAAAATAATGCGAAGGTTAGTTTTGCCACAGATTATAAAGATTAAAAGGATTTTTACTCTTTGGCATAAATTTTAAACACATAGAATCATAGTTTTTCTTTGTCTAAAAAGGCATTTCATTTATCTAAATTCACATAGTTCTATGTGTTCAAATCTAGATTTTTTTTACTCTTTTTATGGATTAAAAATCTATGTTTCTATGTGTTTATTTTTTTCACGCAGATTTAGCTGATTTCTCTAAAAAATCCTTTTAATACTTTAAATCTGTGGCTAAAAAAAATTAAATAGAACGATCTAAATGTGTATAACCACCATCCACATAAATAATCTGTCCAGTGGTATGGCTTGATTTTTCAGACAATAAGAAAACTACCATATTTGCGATTTCTTCTGCTGTTGTCATTCTGTTTTCTAGCGGAATATTTTTGGTAATTGCAGCGAGTTTTTCTTCTTTGTTTTCAAAAGTATTGATCCACGTTTCGTAAAGAGGCGTGTAACATTCTGCCACAATTACGGCGTTTACACGAATGCTGTATTTCAATAATTCAACCGCCCATTCTCTCGTTAAAGCATTTCTTCCACCGTTTGAAGCGGCGTAAGCTGAGGTTCCGCCTTGTCCGGTTTCGGCAGTTTTAGAACCGATGTTTACAATGGCTCCTTTAGATTCTTTCAAATACGGAAGAGCGTGCTGTGCCATTAAATAATAGTGCACTAAATTTTTGTGAAGCGAAGCAGCGAAATCTTCATAATTTCCGTTTTCTAGTCCAACACCGTCATTAACGCCGGCATTGTTTACCAATCCGTCAATTCTTCCGAATTTTGCGATTACGGCTTCAACGGCTTTTTTGCAGTCTTCCGGTTTTGTCAAATCGGCGGCAACTTGGTGCGCTTCTTTTCCAATGGCTTTTAATTCTTCTACGGCTTTGATGTTGTCATTTTCGTTACGTCCAACGATAAACGGAATAGCATTTTCTTCGGCTAAAACCTTAACGATTCCTAAACCGATTCCTTTTGCGCCTCCTGTAACGATAATGATTTTTTGGGTTAATGATAACTGCATGATTTATTGATTATAATTTATTGCTAATATATTTTTTAAACACATAGAATCATAGTTTTTCTTTGTCTAAAAAAGGCATTTCATTTATTTTAAATTCACATAGTCTATGTGTTCAAATCTATGTCTCTATGTGTTTAATATTTTAATAGGTAGTTTATAAAAATTTACAGCTGTTGTTCATGACAAACAACAGCTGTAAAAATAGAGAGAATAGAACTGATAATTTATTACCAGAACTTAACATAAAGAGCCACAATAATCAGTAATGTAATTACGATTAAAACCGTAGTCTGTGGCTGCACTTTAAACATTCCAGGTTCAGTCTCGAATGCTTTAGGGTTTACTTTTGGACCAGCAAAACTGATCAGGATCATTGCAATCATTGTAAATAAGAATGATAATCCCATACAGATATGGAACGGAATTTCGAAAGCTCCTTTTCCATTATTGTAAGCTGTGTATAAAAGTGTATCGTTTCCAAATATAGCCGGAGCGTATTCGTTGAATAAAACAGATAATAAGAATCCTAAGATTACCCCAACGATTGCAGCTGTTCCAGTCGTTCTTTTCCAGAACATACCTAAGAAGAACATAGCAAAAACTCCAGGGCTAATGAATCCGGTGTATTTTTGGATGTATGTGAATCCACCAACACCACCGATTCCTAAAATGTCATTCCAAGTAAATAAAACAGCTAATAGCATTGCAGCAAAAACCGCAAGTCTACCGATATTTACCTGTTGTTTTTCTCCAGCATCTTTTTGGATGTATTTTTTATGAATATCTAATGTATAGATTGTAGAAATACTGTTTACTTTTCCAGCCAAAGAAGCTACGATTGCAGCCGTTAAAGCAGCAACAGAAAGTCCTTTTAATCCTGTTGGAAGGAATGTTAATATTGCTGAATAAGCTCCGTCTTTTCCTCCAACTAATTGAGGTAATTCTCCTTTCATGTATAAAACATAAGCAGCAATACCAGGCAACATTACGATAAGTGGCATTAATAATTTTAACATACCAGCAAATAAAATTCCTGTACGAGCCGTTTGTAAATCTGCTCCAAGTGCTCTTTGCGTGATGTATTGGTTACATCCCCAGTAGTTCAAGTTGATGATCCAGATACCGGCAGCGTAAGATAACAATCCAGGGAAAGTTAAATACTTATCGATTTCAAGTTGTGTAGAAGTTGCAGTTGGTTTTGGAATAATCATTTTAAAGTGCTCAGGAGCTTCCTGCATTAAAACTTTGAAACCGGCAATTGCGTTTTGACCAACACCAAAAGCTTCTGCCACTGTTGTTAAGGCAATGTAAGAAGTTACCAAACCTCCAATAATTAATACAGCAACCTGAATAACGTCTGTATAAGCCACTACTTTCATTCCTCCAAGAGAAATAAATAAAGCAAATACAGCCAATCCAATCATAATAGCATGAAGATATTCTCCTCCTGCAAGACCGTTAATCGCAACTGCTCCTAAATATAAAATAGAAGTTAGGTTTACAAAAACATACAAAAACAACCAGAAAACTGCCATAATCAACGCAGTAGATTCGTTGTAACGTGTTTTTAAGAATTGTGGCATTGTGTAAATCTTGTTTTTAAGATATACTGGGATAAACCACACAGCCACAATAATAAGGGCAATGGCAGCAAGCCATTCGTAAGCAGCAACAGCGATTCCTAAAAAGAAACCTTCACCGCTCATTCCGATGAATTGTTCTGCAGAGATGTTAGAAGCAATAAGAGAAGCTCCAATTGCCCACCATGTTAAATTTCCTTCAGCCAAAAAGTAAGCTTTAGCATCTTGTTCGTCTTGTTTACGTTTGCGGTAAACCGTATAACCGTAGACAGAGACTACGATAAAATAAATAATAAAAACCGCATAATCTGCGAAAGCGAGGTTTTGGTTCATTGTTAGTAGTATTTTAAATAATTATTATAGGGTAAAGTTTGTTTATTTGGTTTTACAATCAGTTTTATTTTATCTCGTTAAAAATGCAAGATGTGTTTTATTTCTGTTATTTTTTTGCGAAAATAAAAGCAGAAGCCAAATGTAAAATAAAAATTTAGAAATCAACCATCAGCAAATGTGTTTTTTACATTTATAAGAGGTGTATTGTGTTAAATTTCTGCATTCCTGACTTTAATAAAACGATATTTCTTACACTTTTACAAGGTTCTTATAATGTTCCTCCGATTGTTGTCTTAAAATTTCGGCACTTTTTTCAGGTGTAATATCACGCTGTGATTCTCCTAACATTTCGTATCCCACCATGAATTTTTTTACGGTTGCCGATCTTAACAAAGGCGGGTAAAAATGCATATGAAAATGCCATTCCGGATGAAGTAATCCGTCGGTTGGTGCCTGATGAATCCCTGATGAATAAGGGAAAGAAGTATTAAATAAATTGTCGTATTTAGTCGTTAACTGTTTTAGTATTTTAGCAAAAGCAGTGCTTTCTTCGGCAGTAAAATCGGTAATTTTACTTATTGCCCTTTTGCTCACAATCATCGTTTCGTAAGGCCAGATTGCCCAGAATGGAACCAATGCAACAAAATGATCATTTTCGATTACAATACGGCTTTCTGCTTTTAATTCTGCCTGAACATAATCTTCCAAAAGAGTTCTTTTGTTTTTATCGTAGTACGATTTTAAACTGTTATGCGTTTTTTCGACCTGAGTAGGAAGAGAAGACTGAGCCCAGATTTGTCCGTGTGGATGCGGATTGCTGCAACCCATTACACTTCCTTTATTTTCAAAAATCTGAACGTGATTGATATATTTGATGTTACCTAAATCGGTGTATTCTCTTTGCCAGGTTTTGATAATCGTTTCAATTCCTTCAACATCCATTTCCGGTAAAGTCAAATCGTGTCTTGGTGAAAAGCACACCACGCGTGAAATTCCCTGCTCCGGTTTTGCTTTAAAGAAAGTATGTTTGATATCTTCTTCAAAAATAATTTCATCCTGTTTCATAGCAGCAAAATCATTTTCAAAAACAAAGCTGCTTTCGTATGCCGGATTATGCATTCCGTTTGCACGAACATTTCCAGGACATAAATAACAAGTTGGGTCGTATTTTGGAAGTTCTTCTGTCGAAATTGTTTCGTTTTGTCCCTGCCAAGGGCGTTTTGCACGATGAGGTGAAACCAGCACCCATTCGTTGATTAATGGGTTGAAGCGTCTGTGCGGATCTTCATTAATGTCAAAATTTTTCATTGTAGTTGTGTTGGGTATTAAAGTAGTGTTGTTCCGTTTGAGATTTTTACATCATAGAATTTTAATTCAATTCCAAATGTATCTAAATAAAGTTTCGAAAATTTACTTTTAACTTCATTTTCGTGACCTTTTTTAACTAAATTAATGGTACATCCTCCGAAACCGCCTCCCATAAGTCGGGAACCAATAATAGCATCGTCTTCTTTTGCAGTATCGACAAGGAAATCTAATTCTTCGCAGCTTACTTCATATTCTTGCGATAAACCGTAGTGTGTTTCAAAAAGCAATTCTCCTAAAAGTTCAATATTTCCCTGATCTAAAGCTTCGCAGGCTTTGATAACACGGTTGATTTCTTTTACAACAAAATGAACTCTGCTGAATACTTTTTCGGTCATTTTATCTTTCAAACTCAAAACTTGTTCTTCGGTAGCATCTCTAAAACTTTTTACTTCCGGAAAATGGTTTTTTATGATTGCTAAACCTTCTTCACACTCAATTCTTCTAGTGTTGTATTCTGATGTGAACAATGAATGTTTTACGTTAGAATCCAATAAAATCAAAGAATAGTCTTTAAAGTCGGCATTGTGATATTCAAAATCTAAAGTGTTGCAGTCTAATTTGATTACTTTGTTTTCTAAACCGTGAACGCTCGAAAACTGATCCATAATACCGCAGTTGATCCCAACCCAGTGTTCTGCTTTTTGTCCTAATAAAGAAATATCTACTTTCTCAATTTTTAAATCAAAAAGAGATTTGATCCCGAAAATCATTCCGCATTCTAAAGCCGCAGAAGACGATAATCCGGAACCAACCGGAATATTACTGCTGAAAACACAGTTGAAACCTTCAAAAGTGAATCCGTTATCCTGCAGTTGTTTGATTACGCCTCGAATATAATTCGTCCAAACCACATCACTCAGTTTTACTTCCTGAGTTAAGTCGATTTCAAACTCTTCATTTAAGTCGATAGCTATTATTTTAGAGGTATTGGTATTGTTTTTTTCAAAAGCAAAACAAATTACTTTATCAATTGCAGCTGGTAAAACATAACCGTCATTGTAGTCAATATGTTCTCCGATAATATTGATTCTTCCCGGAGAAAGTACCGTTTTCTGTGGAGAAGATCCAAAAGATTTCTCAAAAAAAGCAACGGTATTTTGTATTAAAATATCATTCATTATAGTTGTTGTAATTGTATTGGGTAAATAGTTAGTTTAAGGTTTCAAATTGGTACACTGTTTTTTGAGCATATTGTTCTCCTTTTTTCAAAACAGCATTTGGAAAATGTGTCTGATTTGGTGCATCCGGAAAATTTTGTGTTTCAAAGCAAATACCGCTTTGTGCGTTGTAATCGACGTTTTCTTTTCCTTTTAGTTTTCCGAAACAATTTCCGCCTACATATATATGTACACTTGGCTGATCGGTATAAACATTCATTCTCAGTTTATTTTTTAAACTGATTAATTGTGCTACGATTTCGGTTTTAGAATTGACTACAAAAGAATTGTCAATTGGAAACGGACAGTTTTTAGTAGTTCTGAAATCAAAATCATGATCGGTTAAATCAGTAAAATCTCCTGTTGGAATATTATCTGAATTCGTTTCCAGCATTTTAGCCGATTTGATAAACATCTGCTGTTCCAGAACATTTCCATCATGTCCGTCAAGATTAAAATAACTGTGATGCGTTAAATTAATAATCGTATCTTCTGTTGACGTTGCTTTATAATCTAATTTTAATTCGTTTTCTTCTGTTAAAGTATAAGTCAGATAAACCGTCATTTCGCCAGGAAAATTTTCATCTAAATGTTCACTTAGAAGGCCAAAAGTAATAGACGGATTTTCACCGGTTTTGGCATCAGTCACACTCCACGTTTTTCTTCCAAATCCCATTGGTCCGCCGTGAAGCGTATTTCCATTATTATTTCCGTCAAGCTGAAATTTTTTATCATTCAGACTAAAAGTGGCATTATGAATACGACCGGCATAACGGCCAACCGTTGTTCCAAAATAAGGAGCACTTGGTAAATTATACGATTCTAAATACGATTCCAGATTATCAAACCCTAATACAACGTCGGTTAATTTTCCATCAACTGGAATCTGGATTGAAGTTACAGTTGCACCATAATTGATGATTTGAACTTTCATTCCGTTTTTATTCACTAAATCAAATGAATAAATTTCATCTTTATTAGGCATTAAACCGAACAATTTGCAATTATGAGCGTCTTTTAAATGTGATATGTGTTTTATTTCCATATAATTTTTACCAATAATGAAATCCAAAAATAGAAACATTCTGTATATTTGCATACCAGTACCTACCAGTTTTTAATATTAATAGTCAAAATGACTTTATTTATGAACATCATTTCAATCCAAAATAATATTGGTCTTCCAAAATATAAGCAGATAATTCTTTCAATAGAAAAAGCTATTGAAGAGGGAATTTTAGTTAAAGGAGATCGTCTTCCGTCGGTAAATAAAGTCTGTTTGGCGTTCTCTTTGTCTCGCGATACAGTCCTTTTGGCGTACGACGAATTGAAGAAAAGAGGAATTATTTATGCCATTCCGGGAAAAGGATATTACGTTAAAAGCATTGAAATCACTATAACTCAGAAGATTTTCCTGCTTTTTGATGAGTTGAATATTTTTAAAGAAGATATTTATAATTCGTTTCTGAAAAATATTGGAAAAAATGTTCAGGTTGATATTTTCTTTCATCATTTCAATGTTCAGGTTTTTAAAAAACTGATCAATGACAGCAATGGAAATTACACCAAATATATTTTGATGCCGACGAACTTAAACGATATAGTCGATTCGATAAAAACCCTACCAGTGAATGATGTGATAATTTTGGATCAGACGAATTCGGACTTGAAAATATTTCCGGCAATTTATCAAAATCATCAAAAAGATATTTATGAAGGTTTAATGAAAGGCAAATCGAGATTATCAAAAT is a window of Flavobacterium crocinum DNA encoding:
- a CDS encoding NAD(P)/FAD-dependent oxidoreductase, whose translation is MTKEFVDVLVIGAGPSGCVSASYLFKNNVKVKVVEKQKFPRLVVGESLIPRVMDHFAEAELFDALDAMNFEKKLGARFIRGEEICNFDFSVKFGEGWDWTWQVPRADFDNTMAQEIVRKGIDLEFETEVLEVSFEGKNSKTIVKDKDGNLKEIHAKFIIDSSGYGRVLPRLLDLDTPSKLDPHSSIFTHVKDINREEGVEGTQISFDILETEVWLWVIPFSNGNTSLGVVGPTDFINSLSENKDNAEALRNAIQKSDYYIKRFAGTEFLFEPVKLENYSRAVKRMYGDGFALTGNSSEFLDPVFSSGVAFATESGMLAAKLYLKESQGIPVDWEVEFTQYMKRGIAVFTTYVQEWYTGNLQTLFFHQPENPEVKEKICAVLAGYVWNEENSFVKKHDHVIANMAYLLNMQKEQSPE
- a CDS encoding L-rhamnose mutarotase, with the translated sequence MATQKFYLALDLKDDADLIAEYKELHENVWPEIKKSIQDSGIEVLDIYCTGNRLFMIIEADADFTFEMKDQADAANEKVQEWETLMWKFQQALPWAKPGQKWILMDKIFGL
- a CDS encoding fumarylacetoacetate hydrolase family protein; amino-acid sequence: MKLIRFGEEGKEKPGVLLNEKRYDVSSIVTDYNEAFFENDGLAKLEEALKNNPALPEVSDSVRLGSPVARPSKIICIGLNYVDHCEETGAAIPEEPIIFFKSTTSLCGPNDNLIIPKNSEKTDWEVELAFVVGKKASYVSEEDAPNYIAGYCLLNDYSERAFQIERGGQWAKGKGSDTFAPLGPIMATPDEVGDVNNLKMWLTVNGKTFQNSNTSNLIFKIPFLVHYLSQFMTLLPGDVISTGTPPGVGLGIKPDPIYIKAGDVIELGIEGLGTSKQTAVAYQG
- a CDS encoding SDR family NAD(P)-dependent oxidoreductase translates to MFSLQNKKAIITGGGSGIGRAISVLFAKQGAEVHVLELTEESAKETVEEIKSAGGNVFAHACDVSNHEQVNSTFQKIGNINILVNNAGIAHVGKVDTTSESDFDRIMNVNVKGVYNCLHASIPALRNSGGGVILNLASIACWVGIPDRFAYSTAKGAVMAMTLSVAKDYLNDKIRCNSISPARVHTPFVDGFIAKNYPGKEEEIFEKLSQSQPIGRMGKPEEIATLALFLCSDESSFITGSDYPIDGGFIKLNN
- a CDS encoding UxaA family hydrolase, yielding MLENTTKKLVVKLHPDDNVLVALTDLQKGETIHFENETYVLQDLIKAKHKFYMQDMKQGEEVNMYGVLVGKVQNDLAKGSLMTTENLKHAADPYAYRNASYEWNAPDVSKFENRTFKGYKRKDGRVGTANYWLFVPTVFCENRNLDVIKEALHKQLGYAVTDKYNQFTHELLEGYLNGNDINDINIELNPTPKNKRVFENVDGIKFLNHQGGCGGTRQDASTLSALLASYANHPNVGGITLLSLGCQHLQVQDFVNDVKRQNPEFDKPLFIFEQQQTESEEVLITNAIKKTFEGLIEINKYERTDAPLSDLCIGVKCGGSDGFSGVSANPAVGYTSDLVVALGGKILLAEFPELCGAEQNLIDRCITEDKARKFIDLMESYDELAHKVGSGFHMNPSPGNIKDGLITDAIKSAGAAKKGGTSPVVDVLDYTELVTKPGLSLVCTPGNDVEATTGKAASGATLILFTTGLGTPTGNPVCPVIKVATNSVLATRMKDIIDIDCGPIISGEKSIEEMGEEILEYCIKAASGEIIPKAVQLNQDDFIPWKRGVSL
- a CDS encoding AraC family transcriptional regulator, with product MKLEQTKITSYLNTKVSVLNRIEPFFQAPFHSHPELELVYVKESYGKRIIGNSVMPFEPGDMVFLGSDIPHVWLNDEKYYQGIEDLRANSIVVYFHKDIFGPTFYELKETQKINELFLQAGKGISIIGKTNKQIAKKLEKLVSKKDFEVIVGLFEILSILSESQDTIYINDEIYSLMQKDSKVDRLSEVFQYVNKNYKKNISLEEIAAVANMTRTSFCRMFKLKTKKNFVDYLHEIRISNACKLLLETDKSMSEIAYECGYKTASNFNKLFKKVKGITPSDFKNNAKVSFATDYKD